One Coffea eugenioides isolate CCC68of chromosome 2, Ceug_1.0, whole genome shotgun sequence genomic window, GTGAATTAGAATTAAGCTTAATTCAGGTTGCATTTGCAGATTTATGAAATATACAAAATATTAGCTTAGTTAGCAAACCAAATTCTAGCAAGTTGAGCATAAACAAGCTATTATCGAGTCGAATCTAGTTCGGATATCAAATAATTTGATCCGTCTTTCAACTTTTAAATAGAACTATAGTAAtatgctttcaaaaattaaagacaaatccaaagagagcttttttttttcttttccattttgaaTAGCCAATAAATTTTAATCCCAAATTAAGAAGATAACTTCAACCTCGATGATGAGCAAACGTAAGATGACGTATTGTATACCCAATGTCTCTGTAGCTAGCTGCCTAGCTGTTCAAGGGTCTGCTTCAACCTCACCTCACGCTCAAACTTAGAAAAGTGCTGGAACGAAGAATCCGAGCCCGAGCAGGGTTTTGCTTTCAGTCTTTAATTTTAACTCTGAATTATGATTAGGAATGTCAATGGATGAAATTTTATCCCGATCTAATTTAGACCTAATATATTTCGATAGGATTTGAATTTAATTTATCAAATCCAAACCCTATAAATGAGTTATAGTTTGgttagattttaattttatataattcaaatcaaatcttagaaaaatacatatataaatGAAATAATCTAATATTCTATATCATTATAATTGGtacaaacatttatatatttcggaaaagtagaaaaaataaaaacaaacaaatGCAAAATTGAATGTGAAATGCAGATGAACCTTAGAAAACAAACAGTTTTAGTTGATAATAGtactttctttgaattcatAATATTATATTCAACATcttgaatgttaattttattattcaaaaataaaaattgcatGTCATTTATGCTATTCTTGTAACTCTATATATTTCCAAACTATTTTTTACTTTAATTCTTTACCATACATTCAAAACAATATCACAGATGATACTCATAAGACATACCTTCTCATACCACCCCTAAGGGTTTAGGTCTAGATTTGAATCTAAATCTAATTAAATTCGATTGATCTAAATCTGAATCAAAGGACCCTAACTACTAACACATGCCTAATTACAATTTAAACAGTACATGCAGTGTCCTACGAGGGTTCAAAACTTCGAAGACTTAAAAGAGAGTTTTATGCCGCAAAGGATCCCAAAAAGAGCAAGCCGCTGAATCATGCATGAATCTCTTCATCTATATCAAAGTCAATCCCAATTTTGCTGAAATATTTTATCAGAGCAACATAAATATAGATATAGTAAAACACATAATTATGGGAATTAacagagaaagaaaaaacaaaaataaacgaTACAATACACAGCATCAGCACAGCCTTGCCTCCTCCTCCACCCTCCTAGGTTAGAGTAGAATTTAAATCAATTGGATGTTCGGACCTCAGCTATCAATCATTCTACAAAGCCGCCGCCTCTTTGGCCTTCAACCACTGACTGAACTCTGGCAGGCGGCTAAACATGACTAACCTCGAACATATATGATGACCAGAATCAACCACCACCATGTATGCAGTCAGCAACTATCAAAAGGATTTACAGGAAATAATCAGGTGTTCTCCGGGTCACGTCAGGTTCTCCCCTCCTTGGAGCTGGCTCAAACTATATAAAATTTTCCCAGCAATCAGACCATTTCATTACAATCATTACTGAAGATAAGTCTCAATAAACCCCAAAAGGTAAGTGAAGAAATAACAACGAATTTTAACAAGCATGGTAAAAAAACCCAAGAAGGGGATGGACAAAGGCAAGAGACGGAGAGAGAAACCTGGATGAATGTGTGGCCTCTGCAGTCGTCCACTTCCAATATAGATGCCATGTTTCCACAGCGATAACAGTAATTCGGCGCACTAAATATAGTAACTACTTTTTGTTCCTGCAACATACATTTCAATCAACTGACCAGAAGCAAAAGTTTCTAATAAACATAGGATACAGGCTGAGGTTGGCTAATTACATGGCTCCAATTATAACCCTCCATAACCAGCTGGTGAGCTCTCGCAATGAGCTTTAAGTTGTTATTATGGTTGAATTGCTCCGATATGTCCTAAAAAGTAGACAATACAATATCATGAGAAAACCATACCTAAACAAGAACAGACCAGAAATTACCACAAAAGATACCTGCCCGAATGTGTATCCAGCACCTCGAGGAGAAATCCCCCAACCACAACGATCGTCTGGGTCAGACCACAAAAGATCACACATAGGGCCTTCATGCGGAACTTCTTGAACACGGTCAAAATTTCTTATGTTATCAAGGGTTTCAATAGATGGGGACAATCCACCATGCAAACAAAATATTTCTGACTCAACCtagcaaagaaataaaaaaaaaaatctgtcaGAACATGCAGAGCAAAAGCACAAGAAATAAGaatctcaaaataaaaaaaaaagtccagtTATTAAAGTTCATGAGGCATAATTTGTCAATACATCAAACTAAATCCTAGAAAAGTGAGAAAATTTTCATGCACAATAACTGATTGCCAGTGATGTGTTGATGAGTTCAAAGGTTAAAGTCATAAATAATGGAATATTGGCTGAAAACCATTATTGAATTCTCAAAATAACTTGGAATCCTAATTATCACCAACTGCAAAAGATGTCCTTGATAAAATACGGACCAAACATTTTGTTCTCGCAACATAACATGGACTGTTTGTAATTTTAACAAATTAATATTAAGCTTCGGAGTGAGGCAGCAACAAGAGAGTATTACTTGACACCACATTTGAGAACCTAAGGGTGGGCGATAGAAAGTCTTTTTAAAGTAGAAGACCAATCAAAGGTTTTGACTTgacagaaaaaaaattgaatttcgtCCCTGATTTTTATTTGATGGAGTTTTTCTTAGAATAGgagaacacactcattaaatgACATCACAAGGGAACTTTTGGTCCATTAAAGGAGAGTCCAGTGCTGGCACTTTACGTTACCAAAAATTGTCAATAAAAGCCCACATATAAATACACATTTGTTTTATTTGGTTGGTTAATAGTGCATCAATAATACCATAGGAAATTATGAACTAAAAGTTACATGTTCAAACTTTACAAAAAAAACAGGTAGGGAAAGTTATAATGTAGCAAGTCTTTTAGACAGTCATATCAtaatttagaaaatttaaatgtccaagaaagttaaaatttcaattttcctGAGTAGAATATATAGAATCAAAATGACACTTGGTTAAACACTCATTTGCTTTACTTGGCCAAGTATATATGAATGGACATACATATCAAAATGCCACTTGGTTAAACACATTTGCTTTACTTGGCTGAGTATATATGAATGGACATACATATACAGTAATCTCCAATATCAGCTTGGTTAATTATGTTTTACATGTCCAAAGTTTGTTAAAAAAGAAGGTAGGGAAAGTTATAATGGAGGAAGTCATTTAGGACGGTCACGATGAAGAAAATTAAAGCATCCAAGAAagttaaaatttcaattttccaaCTATTTGTGTGAGTAGAATATACACAATCAAAATGCCACTTGCACAATTATTAGTCACCCATAGTGCATCATGGTGCAAAGGTCTGTCTGGGGCTATAGCGCATGGCACCTTATTTAAAGTTAAGCTCACTACAAAATCCAAATTTTCCTGAGTTAGACAAATTATGAAATAAAATCAGCATAATTTTGTAATATTAGAACATGTAACTTAATCTATCAATTTTTTAAGAGAACGTGTAAATTAATCTATCAATGTTTTTAAACGAGACTATGAAGACACAATAAACAAAAGGAGAAAAGTTTCAATTGGAggagaagaggaagaggatgggAAGAAGAGGAGGAAAACCCCAAGAGTAGAAACCATACTAACCAGCGCAGTCAATGGAAAATAATCAAAAAGATCAGTGAATATCTTCCAAACATTAGCATTTCCATACCTGTTAAAAATTAACAAACaaatataacaaattaaaataaaaaacaaatttCATGCCCCATCAGCGGAAAAGATAAAGTAAAAGATATTATCGTATTATTTGAGCAAGACATCATGATTAGGGAACTCATGTTCTCATGAACTTGCAAATATTTTCGTTAGATATCCTTTTGGGGCAATATCCTGAAACCCATAATTCCTCTGAAAGAAAACCTACCCATGGTACTTCAGAATGAAtctaaatttcacaaaatcatTAAACATAGCATTCATCTTGAAACCACTCATATTGCACAACTGgcaactggaaaaaaaaaaactctacaaTAATTTGTTAGCATTGCCGGCATGTTCCTTTGTGTCACGTGTCATGTTAGTTTCAATATGTACAATCGTAACTGGTACTTTCACATCTAATAATCCTTTTACACTTGCAGACTTCCTGCCACCAAATTCAGGGAAAACTGAATATAAGTCAAGTGATCTATCTAGTTTCCTcagaagagaaaaggaaaatacaGTTTCCAAATCAATATAAATCAAATGGCTCGAAGAGGAGGTGGTATGAGTGTTAGAAAGAAATAGAACTTACTTCCGCAGGCACTCATCATAAAATCCATAGACTTGTGTAATCTGCAAGCAAAAACCAAAAGACATGTTTAGCCCCTATTACTAAGCACACATACTTGTCTTGAAACTTGAAAACAATATGGCAGTAAAAGGATTTAAAAGATCATACCTAAACAAGGCAAagcaataaaacaaataaatgaaaaaaatcacGAAAAATCTGCATCCAAACCACAAAATCATAGAATGTCAAATAAAAAAGACCATGCATAGCAAACTACAGTACACAGCTCCACTCAAAAGCAAACAGACACCATTGACAACAGCAGGAAGAATCCACTGAAAACAATATGCAACATAGGCATACATTTTAGCTTGGACGATAACGAAAGTGGTCTGCCATACAAAATATCCAGTAGAGAATAGAAACCAAGTAACTAAATTGGAAAGGAGTGAAAGCATACTTTTCATTTAAACAGCATTAATGCATACGAGCTCATCCAGATTGGGTGttttcaaaaagaaattttactGAAGAAAAAGTTATTAGAAAACTGTTAGGTCTGGGCATTTTTTGGGTTGTTCCTCAACCTCCTCTCCACCTCTCCCCACCACGTCCCCCCCCCCCTTTCAGCCCCACCCACGACTCATCCATCACAGATGCTCATTCCCACCATCACTCCCTCCCTCCTTCCTCCTCCCCACCCCACCGTCAACCCTTCACCCAACCCCAAAGCTGCCCCTCCTCCCTCTTTCCTCCTTTCCCGTCCGTCCTCTCTCtcccttcttttcttccccATCCAACCGGTCCTCCACCCCCTTCCACAAATAGACCTGGTTGTGACAGGATCCAGACCAGATTGTGACCAGATCTAGTTGCCACCTTGATGGGGGCCGTGGAGGACTGGGTGAGTGGGGGAGAAAAGAGGGAAGACGGCCAGGTAGAGGAGGAAGGAGGCAGGGGTCGGAGGGTGCAGCAGTGGGGGTTGAGGAGGGGGAGGGTAGGTTGAGTGGCGGGGGATGGCCGTGGAGAAAGGTGATAATGGAGCGCTGGTCTGTAGGTTTTGTTGGgaaaaacaagttttttaaGCACAAGTTGGTCAGTCATAATTCACGAAACATGATGAATCAACATAAATacaatttaaatataaaacatCACCTTCCCCACATCCTTCTCACCACAAATGAGCAAGGTTATTTCACACTTATCTAAATAAAGAAAACATAGCATCGTTCCCCTCCAAACATGATAACTCCAAAAATTGAGCTCTGTCACAACCATTTGTTAAGATAAAAGCCACCCAATAATCGCCATAGGTTCGCAATCTCAAATTCATCaagaacttaaaaaaaaaaaaaaaaactccttgAGCTGTTAAGCATCCAACATCTCAGTTTTTTAATTGCTTGTATTGCCATACAAGGGCAAGGTTATTAGACATTAGAATAAATTTCCAGCTCAACCTGGTGTCTCAAGAAAGTCAGCTGTCCAGAAACGACATTACTATACCATCCTCACCCTGATCCTGACCTTCAGAACAGAAGGCAATGACATAAGAGGGGAAAAATTGTAAGTTGCAAATGACAAACAACATCTGAGGAAGATATGCTTTAGTATCTATGTTTCaacagaaaaaatgaaaaattcataaaGATGGGTCCAGATTATCAGCAAAACATGGCAAAATATTTAATCAGTCTTTGCTAAAAGACAGTAAGAGGAGTAAACCAATACCTGCCGACTCTCATGATTCCCTCGAAGAATAGTGATTCGTTGTGGATAGCGCACTTTAAGAGCCACTAAAAGCTGATCAAAACAAGAGCAAACAAGTTCAACAAAATTCAAGCTCTACCAGATAATAGAATCTCAGTGCTTTACACTAAAGCCATGCCCTTCATAGACAGTTATCAACAcacaaaaatttgatttgaaatcgGGAAAGCAAAGACTTTAAGCAACCATTTTAAATGAGCTTCCTTTTATTGTATTAGCCCAGCAATTGGTGCTTTTGCGTTTCAttgatataatccatcaaagtGCAATCTCATCACTCTAAAATCACTAGGAACAGCTTCATAAAGGCTGCAAAATGGAAAATATTAAGGATCCAGATCAGACTAACCTAATTAATTGGCCCAATTCCctgtaaatcaaaattttagagATCTAGAACAAATGAGTCAATAATTCAGAATTTTGACAGGTACTGGAGCAAAGAGACCAATTTTTTCATCCAACTTGCTTATACTTTTGGTCCATGAGTTAATCTTGTTGAGCAACATACTTTAACATCTATACCAGATCCCTGCTAAGAACTATCTCACAACTAGCCACAAAAACTAAATGCATGAAATATGCTATAAAGCAGCTCAGCTTTATccaaatgtatattattatttccAGGCACATCTAAAGAACTTGTGCCACAAATACTATACAGCTTTATAGCACAAACAGTGAACAATATGCACAAGATATATCTATGCTCTAATTAATTATTATTCAAGAAATAACAATGTTCTGTTCTCTCTCTGGATTTACTTACACTTTGCAAAGACATTTACCTTGATTCAGATACATCTATGACTACATTTGAGAATAAAATTGTAACAAGAAGCAAAACAGGTCTAAAATAACAAACGTAGATTTGTTATCACAAGACAGACTACTCAAAAGTGTAGATAGCAGATCCTATAGAACCACATAAAAAAGATTTGCGATTATTAAACAGATTTCTCAAAGCATAGATATAAGATAAATTTAAAGCACATATAGCATAGGTTTAGCTGGTACTTACTGTTACAGTTTCGACAGAATAATACCCACGATCAACATAGTCTCCCATAAACAGATAATTTGTATCTGGACACTGGCAACAACAATGAAGCAATAAGCCAATTCCATTTTAAATGTGCGAAAGTCACAGGAAACAATCAAGAACAAACTTTTTCAGCATAACAAATAAACATCCATTGTACCAGCTGTATCCTGTAAATGACCTACATAATCCATACAAGATTCCACCGACATAAATATGCACATACGCCaaacaagcaaatgaaggaaataaaacatttcttTCTTTGTTGCATAGAAGACATCTGAGACAACACCATcgacaaaattgaaattttccagaaaagtGGCATCTAGAAACCAATATTAAATGGCAGATTGCTTCATTCCAATCCTGTAAACCATGGCAACAAATCCTGAGCATTGGTAACAACCAATAGTCACCATTTGCTTCATCCTTtctaaaaatatgaaaaaaattgaCTAGTCAAAGTTTCCATTTTGCCATGTATTCAAATTCTAGTACAGTTAGAATAAGATGTATAAGAAAACATGGGATAGGAGGAAAACATCCATGGGAATTCTGGAAGTTTAATAGTCATAGCATGTGTAAATTCATAATTAAGTTTGCAGCAAGGATATATTAACTACATTGCTCATAGTAACAAAATCATCTTCACAATTAAAGGTTATTGGAAAAAATCCCTGGGAATTTGGATTCATTTACATTGAATTTTCTATTTCAGCTTGAtcattgaaaataaaataacattACAAGCAAACATGTCACAGCAAAATCCGTTAtacacaaaaatcaaaaatcaaattcagTGAGTGCACAGAGAATAATGGATATGACTAAAAAAGATATTAAGCAGAATTAGCCATGCTTAACTGCAATTCTAATAACATTAAAAACACCAAACACCTACCAAAGGGCTTAATATGCAACCAAAGCAGTACCTAAAGAGTCACAAACCTAAATTCTTAGTTCTCATACACAAGTGCATACACATTGAATGAAATACAGTACATCACAAACCATACAAGCAAGTACCAAGGCATACACAGAAATTTCAAAGTGAGACaacaaatcacaaaaaataaagTTACCATATATAACATTTCAACCTGTTATAAAATCAGAAGACCACTTCGATCCCAGTGACATTCCTTTGGCTGGGCTCAAATTTTACTTCTGCTAGCTcaaagacaaaaacaaaaagacaatACAACTGTCACAGCTGATGAAAAGTACCTTCCCTCCAATGCGAAAAAGTTCAGCCAAATCATGGAATTGCCCATGGATGTCACCACATATGGTCACTGGGCTTTTTACAGGCTGCATGAAAGAAATAACAGAACTAATCGtgaatagaaaaagaaaatgcattACATCTTCAAGTTCACTGAACTGCAGCATCATCATGCCAAATACTTTCAAAATGAAATTATATGCTACAATATTTCAATATAATCAGTGACATGAGCATGATCCCTGACATGCACTTATATGCTAGAATCATTACCAAGCAGAAAACATGTCAATAAAATCATAAATTATCCAAGATCCCTCACTTatctttctcctttttttgctttttgacaaaataaatattacttgaaaaaaagagaatacAACACTAATTTGAAACTATTCAGAAATATATACAACCCAATATGAGGCCCACTAGCGAACACGATATTCGATGCAACTACAACATACATCAGGGATCATACTAGCACAAAGAACAAAACAAGCTTCAAATAACATGCTAATAAAACCAATGATTAGAGAATTTTGTAATTACCTGTGTATCAAGGTTAAAAAACTAAAGGAAATATCAAACGACATCATAAGTTGACAAGTATTTATAATTTAGCACGTCAAAGGTTTACTGGAAAAATTTACAAACATGAGATATAACATCTACTTCCAATCAAGGCAAAAGATATATAAACACCACTATTCTGCTCAAACTTATCGCAAAATGGTCATTCTCCAATTTGTCATACAATTTTCATGCCCAAGTCAAAGCAAGTAGAACATCAATTGAAACTGCACTTTGccacattttttttattaggaaaaacaTCTTTGACATATTTAGTATTTTCCAAAAAAGGGATGATGGGAAAGATAACTAACTTCCAGAACTTGGTCTCTTTGTTGTTAAATAGATACCTTACATTAAATATAGTTACACATCCACAAATTTAATATTGAGTGAATTCATGTTGTGCATCCCATAATACTTCTCAACCCCATAAGCCTTTGAAAACAACGTGTAGATACTAATTGAGCAGTAGATCTCAACCATGCACAGTGAAGCACAGCACTGCAAAACAATAAGCAAAAGCAACAATACCTGGACGTTACTTTCTTCCATTAGGATTTCTTTCGCCTTTTCACATAAACTCCTAACCTGCGTCCAGTAAAAGAAGAGTATACTGAAGTCCAGGTTATCCTTTCAGCAACAATACTAGAGAACCCAAAAAGAACACAAAATGGCTTTAAAGAGTAAAACAAATAATCCACCTTCTCAAAAAGGGGACAAAGATATTACTGATCCCTCTTCCTAATTAGCATTAAAACACTTGCACCAAGGccacacatacacacatacacggagagagagagagagagagaggatctTATCATAAAGGCACATTATATGGTATCTTAAATTCTCCTAAACATTGCTGTTCTCCAATGTGATTAGATAAAGTACATATAATTTACGAAAAAAAAGCATGAAAAAGCGATTCATACATCTGAAATGGCTAAGAGGGAAAATATGGTAGAGTTATTTACGGATGGAAAAAGAAACAGACATGCTAGactgacaaccaaatcagagcTACTAAAAGCCAAGCATGTCAATGAACTAGTCTGACAATCTTCAATTTGTTCGAGTGACGTACACCCAAATACAGCCAATACTGATCTTAATACACTACAAGCTTTGAACATAAGTTCCTGCCTAAAAGTACTCCAGCATTGGTCCTTCTGGAAAGTTCAAAATGGTTATTTTTGAAGAAaactaaccaagaaataatgtAACTCTAGCCATAATATGGTAACAATAACTTCTTTCAACTATCTCTTCTTACATTGCAAGACTAGTAGCCTCAACCATATAGACTATAATCACCATAAGCCAATTACAATTTCTACATGCACCTCTGTCCCTCTCCCTCTTGCCACTCACAAAAATCTCCAGCTCTGCTGACctcagtttttctttcctctATAATGTTTATACAATCTGATATAGCCTCTTTGGCTTCTTTCAATTGCTTTGACCATTAACATTTCCGGAAAAAGTCCAACTAACAATCAGAAATAGAGTGCATCCAGTCAATTGATGCTACTGCATCCAAGTAGTCAACCCAGCGTTCCAACGGTTGACATACCCACACCACCCTCCCCCCAGcggcagaaaaaaaaaaggactgtTTTTTTACAGCAAAAGTTTTATCTTCACTAAACTCGCAATCAAAATTCTTCAAACTCAAAACTTCATTACCAGAGACTTTCACTGCTGGCTATTTATTTATTCGATACATCTGTCCCTAGTCCAGCTTCACTAAACCAAAATACACAGCCCCAAAGATTTCTCCTTTCTTCTCCACATCCTTCATTCCTTTAAACACCATTATGAATTCTGTCAACCAATGAAAAAAAATCCCCATTTCCACAAACAACAACAGCTAACATTTAACACTATCAAGAAACCAAATAAAAAACCTAAACTGCAATGCTATTCTACTTCATTACAAATCTCCCAATTATATACTACAATTCAAAAAACCCTAATTCCCaaatatttttctcaaacaaaGTTAAAAAATTCGAATTAATTACATGCAATCCATCAAACCTGTTCCAAATATGCTACAAATCTTAAAACATGAATCTAATTGTTCATGCAACCTCCAGCTCaacttcaagaaaaaaattaatctcAGATCCGCAAAGAGTCTATAAACAAAAGCCacaaatgcaaaaataaaaaacaatacTGAAATCATTACCTCAGGCTCGGACAAGGGTTTACACTGCATGAGCTGAGAAATCTGGTCATCAAGATTTCCATTGGAACTCGTGGTCACCAGATCCGCGCTGCTCATTTTCCTCTCCTGTTAACCTTTTCCTTCTTGCTCTCCTTCCTCTTTCAGCACAATCAAAGATcgatttttttaatgaattctACAACGATTTTACGAGGGCTTTCTCTGATTAATTgtagaaggaagaaatgattGGTTTTTTTAGGGAGATAAATCGGGAGGAGTCGGAGTGTTTGTAAATGGTATTTAAATGGAAAAAACCGCTCTCTCCAATTGAGTGTAAGACACTGTGTGTGTCGGGTGTGAGTgcgtgagagagagagggagagacgGAATGGATCCTGAATTTCTTCAATGATCTGCGTTTTTAACACACTCTGTTGTGtgtgtcttctttttttttttttggggggattGAGAAATTGTTCGTTGTTTCTTTTTGATATCTcaaaaactgaaaatgaaattttcttttgagacCTCATTGTGCACATCATTTTTGAAAGACTCGTGCACCTAATTAGttaattcttcaaaaaaaaaaaaaactattagaTTTAGCTAATCTAACTCATGCTGACCATGTTACATTTATCATTGAGACGGTTTATTTGCTCATTAATAATTGTTTTTTAGTTTCATACCTCACTTTTATCGAAAACACATGAAGAAATACTATACAGGAGAGGGTAGGAGCGTATTGATGTTAGAAAATCAAGTGACATATGACTTAAAGACAGAACTctaattttagaaattattatatttgtaTCTATTGTTTAAAAATATTGATTTTCAGTCTTTTTTTTAAGGTGAACTCATTCATGTTAATTAAAAACTATAAACGAGAATAGGTCTCGCCTCAATAAATTTTCTTAGaattaaaagtaataaaaagaaGAGCAAATTATACAGACGGTAACCAAACTTTTGTAATCGTCGAGTTTtggtcactaaactattaaaagtTTGATTTTGGCTACTGACATGTCCAAAGTTAAAACTCGAGGCTATTCTGTTAGATTTACTCGTTAAGTATGCCAGATCTAAGTGCCCGTGCGATTCCCAAAGCATAAAAATGCCGAATTTACCCCTTTCAATTTGCTCTTTCCAATTATCCCTACTCCTCAAATCCAACGGCACCAgaattttcctcttc contains:
- the LOC113762796 gene encoding serine/threonine-protein phosphatase PP2A-2 catalytic subunit, with product MSSADLVTTSSNGNLDDQISQLMQCKPLSEPEVRSLCEKAKEILMEESNVQPVKSPVTICGDIHGQFHDLAELFRIGGKCPDTNYLFMGDYVDRGYYSVETVTLLVALKVRYPQRITILRGNHESRQITQVYGFYDECLRKYGNANVWKIFTDLFDYFPLTALVESEIFCLHGGLSPSIETLDNIRNFDRVQEVPHEGPMCDLLWSDPDDRCGWGISPRGAGYTFGQDISEQFNHNNNLKLIARAHQLVMEGYNWSHEQKVVTIFSAPNYCYRCGNMASILEVDDCRGHTFIQFEPAPRRGEPDVTRRTPDYFL